The Pseudomonas cavernicola DNA segment CGGCGGCGCCGAGCTTGTCGGCCAGCGAGTACAGGTACTTGAAGTTATCGCCGTTCTGCATGCCACGACCGCCGGAGATGACGATCTTGGCCGCGGTCAGTTCCGGACGATCGGACTTGGCCAGCTCTTCACCGACGAACGCCGACTTGCCGGCATCGTTAGCCGCCGCCACCGCTTCAATGTCAGCAGAACCGCCTTCAGCCGCGACCGGATCGAAACCGGTGGAACGCACGGTGATCACTTTCACCGCCGCCGAAGACTGCACGGTAGCGATGGCGTTACCGGCATAGATCGGCCGCTTGAAGGTGTCCGCGCTTTCAACCGCGATGATCTCGGAGATCTGATCGACATCCAGCTGCGCGGCAACGCGCGGCAGGATGTTTTTGCCGTTGGAGGTCGCGCAAGCCAGCACGTGGCTGTAAGTTTTACCCAGCTCAGCAATCAGCGGCGCAACGTTTTCCGGTAGCTGATGCGCGTAAGCGGCGTTATCGGCGACCAGGACCTTGGACACTCCGGCGATTTTGGCCGCGGCTTCAGCAGCGGCGCCCACGCCTTGACCGGCAACCAGCACGTGAATATCGCCACCGATCGCTTTCGCGGCGGCAACCGTGTTCAGCGTGGCGGGCGCCAGAGCGGCGTTAGTGTGTTCAGCAACAACCAAGATAGTCATTTAGATTACCTTCGCCTCGTTCTTCAGTTTCTCGACCAATTCAGCCACCGACTTGACCTTGATACCGGCAGTACGCGCGGCCGGTGCTTCGACTTTCAGGGTCTTGACGGTGGACGCGGTGGAGACGCCCAGAGCATCCGGAGTGACAACCTCCAGCGGCTTCTTCTTGGCTTTCATGATGTTCGGCAGCGACGCATAACGCGGCTCATTCAGGCGCAGGTCGGTGGTGACGATGGCCGGAAGGTTCAGGGCTACCGTCTGCAGGCCGCCATCGATTTCACGCGTGACATTAACCTTGTCGCCCGCCACTTCGACCTTGGAGGCGAAGGTGCCTTGCGCGAAGCCGGTCAGGGCGCCGAGCATCTGGCCGGTCTGGTTGTTGTCGCTGTCGATGGCTTGCTTGCCGAGGATCACCAGCTGCGGCTGCTCTTTGTCGACCACGGCTTTCAGCAGTTTGGCCACCGCGAGCGAGTTCAGCTCGTCATTGGTGTCGACCAGGATGGCGCGATCAGCGCCCAGGGCCAGCGCCGTGCGCAGTTGCTCTTGAGCAGCGTTCGGGCCGATGGAGACGACGACGATTTCGCTAGCCACGCCCTTTTCTTTCAGGCGCACAGCTTCTTCCACGGCGATTTCGCAGAAGGGGTTCATCGACATTTTGACGTTGGCGAGATCAACGCCGGAGTTGTCCGCTTTGACGCGAACCTTGACGTTGTAGTCAACCACTCGTTTGACAGCTACAAGAACCTTCATGGATTCCTCGTTACTCTCCGGTGAATAAAGAATGTCGCCAAGACAAACCTGGCCGGTGATGCACGTCAGCCGGAACCGACGGTCAGCCTATAGAATGGCCAGCGCAAAACCGCCCGTATCTTGACCGTATCGCCCATGCCGGTCAATACGACAAAATGGCCACTTATGAGCCGCGGACACCCGATTCTAGCAGGGGTTAACGAAATTCAAACAAACGTTTGTATTGGACCTGCCAAAGGCAGTAGATATAATGCGCCCGCACCGCTCAAGGAACGAGCCTAGTCCGCCAATATAAAACATCGAAAAGAGCCTGAGTAGGAGATAGCCTGTGGAACGCGAATTTATGGAGTTCGACGTCGTCATCGTCGGCGCCGGCCCTGCTGGCCTGTCCGCCGCCTGCCGACTGAAGCAGAAGGCCGCACAAGCGGGTAAAGAAATCAGCGTTTGCGTGGTCGAAAAAGGCTCCGAAGTCGGCGCCCACATCCTCTCCGGCGCGGTGTTCGAACCGCGCGCGCTGAATGAATTGTTCCCGGACTGGAAAGAGCTCGGCGCTCCGCTGAACACGCCCGTCAAGCGCGATGACATCTACATGTTCAAAAGCGCCGAAAGCGCGATCAAGGTTCCCAACCTCTTTGTGCCGAAAACCATGCACAACGAAGGTAACTACATTATTTCCCTGGGCAACCTCTGCCGCTGGCTGGCCCAACAAGCCGAAAACCTTGGCGTAGAAATCTACCCAGGCTTTGCAGCTCAGGAAGCACTGATCGATGAAAATGGCGTAGTCCGCGGCATCCTTACCGGTGACCTCGGCGTCGACCGTGAAGGCCATCCCAAAGAGGGTTACTACACCCCAGGCATGGAGCTGCGCGGCAAATACACCCTGTTCGCTGAAGGCTGCCGTGGCCACATCGGTAAACAACTGATCAAGCGTTTCAACCTGGATACCGAAGCCGACGCCCAACACTACGGCATCGGCATCAAGGAAATCTGGGACGTCGACCCGGCCAAACACGAGCAAGGCCTGGTGCTGCACACCGCCGGTTGGCCGCTGTCGCTGGTGGATAGTGAAAATACCGGCGGCTCGTTCCTCTATCACCTGGA contains these protein-coding regions:
- a CDS encoding electron transfer flavoprotein subunit beta/FixA family protein; the encoded protein is MKVLVAVKRVVDYNVKVRVKADNSGVDLANVKMSMNPFCEIAVEEAVRLKEKGVASEIVVVSIGPNAAQEQLRTALALGADRAILVDTNDELNSLAVAKLLKAVVDKEQPQLVILGKQAIDSDNNQTGQMLGALTGFAQGTFASKVEVAGDKVNVTREIDGGLQTVALNLPAIVTTDLRLNEPRYASLPNIMKAKKKPLEVVTPDALGVSTASTVKTLKVEAPAARTAGIKVKSVAELVEKLKNEAKVI
- a CDS encoding electron transfer flavoprotein subunit alpha/FixB family protein; protein product: MTILVVAEHTNAALAPATLNTVAAAKAIGGDIHVLVAGQGVGAAAEAAAKIAGVSKVLVADNAAYAHQLPENVAPLIAELGKTYSHVLACATSNGKNILPRVAAQLDVDQISEIIAVESADTFKRPIYAGNAIATVQSSAAVKVITVRSTGFDPVAAEGGSADIEAVAAANDAGKSAFVGEELAKSDRPELTAAKIVISGGRGMQNGDNFKYLYSLADKLGAAVGASRAAVDAGFVPNDMQVGQTGKIVAPQLYIAVGISGAIQHLAGMKDSKVIVAINKDEEAPIFQVADYGLVADLFEAIPELEKLI